A genomic window from Uranotaenia lowii strain MFRU-FL unplaced genomic scaffold, ASM2978415v1 HiC_scaffold_653, whole genome shotgun sequence includes:
- the LOC129760548 gene encoding juvenile hormone esterase-like gives MKHNRGTVFVLILGAFLLVDFALGYGNQKNCGRTCRWAPAVEVRDGCLCGTTMPGWEKDPFDAFLGIPYAKAPVGELRFANPVPHGPYKSFHNASVAGPMCIQKNDFFPGSVIEGAEDCLFLNVYRPKNVQGALPVIIYIHGGGYLKWSAIPTLFGPERFMDTKKVILVTLQYRLSLFGFLSTGDKYAPGNFGLKDQSMALRWVHDNIRNFGGDPEQITLYGHCAGGISTQYHMMSPMSRGLFSKAISGSGNVYCEWSSPMPNPLEIAKQQVAAAGIVSIKEMTSQEIVQALRGVPAVDLLASVAKLKAWYVHPIVLYRPVIENPAVEGSFMVEDPRKQWAEGRYAQIPWMTGLVPKEGAVVTVAIECNSTLMQDVINMDKVLVPNVAGVPPEVLPTLNERFFKGAPINSETKKNFQGMVSEAQFHCGLMESIRIFRQKSDLSRTPMSVYFFNFLGRYSISSLYCGGPMPPSYGVVNSDELIYLFRMPIYFPDFPPDSAEAEMSREIVRKWIEFAYTGKLYNQQSSYDSLGKQDQFMLEWTNAWNGIFNGVYLFLWKSIVKGRCQGWYSSDKKTTFWTFPRVFLNQANMKSYQK, from the exons ATGAAGCATAATCGAGGAactgtgtttgttttgattttgggtGCGTTTTTGTTGGTAGACTTTGCTTTGGGCTATGGAAATCAGAAAAATTGCGGAAGAACTTGTCGGTGGGCTCCAGCAGTCGAGGTTCGCGATGGGTGTTTGTGTGGAACGACGATGCCCGGATGGGAAAAGGATCCGTTCGATGCGTTTCTAGGAATCCCTTACGCAAAAGCTCCCGTCGGGGAGTTGAGATTTGCG AATCCAGTGCCGCATGGCCCCTATAAGAGCTTCCATAATGCCAGTGTTGCCGGTCCAATGTGTATTCAGAAGAACGATTTCTTTCCGGGTTCCGTTATCGAGGGAGCTGAAGATTGCCTTTTTCTGAACGTGTATAGACCTAAG AACGTTCAAGGAGCCCTTCCGGTTATAATTTACATTCACGGTGGAGGTTACCTGAAGTGGTCTGCCATACCGACACTTTTCGGACCGGAACGTTTCATGGACACCAAGAAGGTGATTCTGGTTACGCTGCAGTATAGATTGTCGTTGTTTGGATTCCTTTCGACCGGAGACAAGTATGCACCTGGTAATTTTGGCCTCAAGGATCAGAGCATGGCACTGCGATGGGTCCATGACAACATCCGGAACTTCGGAGGAGATCCAGAACAGATAACGCTCTACGGGCACTGTGCCGGAGGAATTTCAACTCAGTACCACATGATGAGTCCCATGAGTCGGGGCCTGTTTTCCAAAGCCATTTCCGGTAGTGGCAATGTGTACTGTGAATGGTCCAGCCCCATGCCAAATCCCTTGGAGATTGCCAAACAGCAAGTGGCAGCTGCTGGAATTGTGAGCATCAAAGAGATGACTTCACAAGAAATTGTTCAAGCACTTAGAGGTGTACCTGCCGTGGATTTGCTAGCAAGTGTTGCCAAACTCAAGGCCTGGTACGTACATCCGATAGTTCTCTATCGTCCGGTCATTGAAAACCCAGCCGTGGAAGGAAGTTTCATGGTAGAAGATCCCAGAAAACAGTGGGCTGAAGGACGTTACGCACAAATTCCTTGGATGACCGGCCTGGTTCCCAAAGAAGGTGCCGTCGTCACCGTTGCTATTGAATGTAACTCCACCCTTATGCAAGATGTTATCAACATGGACAAAGTTTTGGTTCCCAATGTCGCTGGCGTACCCCCAGAAGTCTTACCAACTTTAAACGAGAGGTTCTTCAAAGGAGCTCCAATCAACTCCGAAACGAAGAAGAACTTCCAAGGC ATGGTCAGCGAAGCTCAGTTCCATTGTGGCCTGATGGAATCCATCCGGATCTTCAGACAAAAGTCAGATCTATCCAGAACTCCGATGTCAGTCTACTTTTTCAACTTCCTCGGACGCTACTCCATCTCGTCCCTGTACTGTGGCGGTCCAATGCCTCCCTCCTATGGTGTGGTAAACAGCGACGAGCTCATCTATCTTTTCCGGATGCCCATATACTTCCCCGACTTCCCACCGGATTCCGCTGAAGCGGAAATGTCCCGGGAGATTGTTCGAAAGTGGATAGAATTCGCCTATACCGG AAAATTGTACAACCAACAGTCGAGCTACGATAGTCTGGGAAAACAGGACCAATTTATGCTGGAATGGACCAATGCCTGGAATGGAATTTTTAACGgggtatatttatttttatggaaatcTATTGTAAAAGGGAGATGCCAAGGATGGTATTCAAGCGATAAGAAAACGACATTTTGGACTTTCCCGAGAGTTTTTCTAAACcaagcaaacatgaaatcgtatcagaaatga